The Humulus lupulus chromosome 3, drHumLupu1.1, whole genome shotgun sequence genome window below encodes:
- the LOC133824459 gene encoding uncharacterized protein LOC133824459, with protein MFQVVSKLKRLKQVLLGINREGFSDIQQAEFQAKILLMETQEKLHKDPLNDFIIKQEQVDRDNFLHLHKSYIMFLAQKAKAAWIDNGDENTHIFHASLKARRIRNMILSIKNEDGIWVDTPARIKDAFLGYYQRLLGTAMSQRREVSQSIVNLGQVISEAHIRILTADFSLQEVKDAMFSISGMKAPGSDGNCSYFYQDNWNLVGLEVSAAVLSFLKLGKLLKEINATTITLIPKTICPDNVCDFRPIACCNIIYKIASKMICSRLRQILPDLIAEN; from the coding sequence ATGTTTCAAGTGGTTTCGAAATTGAAAAGGTTGAAACAGGTGTTATTGGGCATTAACAGAGAAGGATTTTCTGATATACAACAGGCAGAATTTCAGGCAAAAATTTTGCTGATGGAGACTCAGGAAAAACTGCATAAAGATCCGCTTAATGACTTCATTATCAAGCAAGAACAAGTGGATAGAGATAATTTCCTCCATCTCCATAAATCTTACATTATGTTTTTGGCTCAAAAAGCTAAAGCAGCTTGGATTGATAATGGAGATGAGAATACTCATATTTTCCATGCATCTCTGAAAGCTAGAAGGATACGAAACATGATTCTTTCTATCAAAAATGAGGATGGAATTTGGGTTGATACACCAGCTAGAATCAAAGATGCATTTTTAGGTTATTATCAACGATTGTTGGGGACAGCTATGTCACAAAGGAGGGAAGTTTCTCAGTCAATAGTGAATTTAGGTCAAGTTATTTCTGAGGCTCATATTCGGATTCTTACAGCAGACTTCTCACTTCAGGAGGTTAAAGATGCTATGTTTTCAATTTCAGGGATGAAAGCTCCTGGCTCAGACGGAAATTGTAGTTACTTCTATCAAGATAACTGGAATTTGGTGGGTTTGGAGGTTAGTGCAGCTGTCTTATCCTTCCTCAAATTGGGTAAGCTGCTTAAAGAGATTAATGCCACGACTATTACTCTCATTCCTAAAACAATCTGCCCAGataatgtttgtgattttaggCCTATTGCATGTTGTAATATCATTTATAAAATCGCGTCTAAGATGATTTGTTCAAGACTTCGCCAAATTCTTCCTGACTTAATAGCAGAAAACTAG